The genomic region GGTGACCTGTTCAGCCGAACTTGGCACACTAAAGGCTTCCTGCTGTAAGTGAATAATCAAATCTTGAAAAAGGACCTGTTGACGGAGCTTCTGTTCTGGGGTTTGTCTTTTATTAAACGTGTTGAGTCGATGTAATAAGTCTTCCATTGTTTCCCTTTGTTTGAAATGCCCAAAACGGGGGATATGAAACTGATAGGTAGCGGGTTGGGTAAACGTCGCGTCCTGTTTGATCACATGACTCCAGTCGCTCACGGCATTTGTCGCTAACTCATAAGTGGTAGGAATCTCAAAGTGAAGCCAATAAAAATTCGTTTCTATTTCACATGGTCTATGTCCTCCATGTTCTAAGCCTGGTGCTAAGATGATATACTCTCCTTCACCTATTTCATAAGAAACCCCATCCTCGGAAAAATACAATTTGCCTTTGGAAACGTAGAGAAGATCAAAAACAGTAAAGGTGCGTTGAAAATGTTTTTTTCCTTTTTGGAACGTTGCATGCCCTCCGATGATATATGTTGGAAATGGCGGTGCAGAAAAAGTTAATATTCTCACCCAATGCCCCCTTTAAATGATGAGGTCGGAATTATCCAAAATAAATCGATTCTTTCCCTTTCTATTCTATCGAAAACCTTATATACTTTAAACTGTTTTCATGTTAATGTTAGTGCCGTCCATGAGCTATTGCTTCATTGTAGTGCTAACAAGGAGGGGACCATCCGTGAAAGAGGAAAATAAACAACCACAATCTCGTCACAAGTCAGTCGAAACAGGCAATCAAAAG from Caldalkalibacillus salinus harbors:
- a CDS encoding AraC family transcriptional regulator is translated as MRILTFSAPPFPTYIIGGHATFQKGKKHFQRTFTVFDLLYVSKGKLYFSEDGVSYEIGEGEYIILAPGLEHGGHRPCEIETNFYWLHFEIPTTYELATNAVSDWSHVIKQDATFTQPATYQFHIPRFGHFKQRETMEDLLHRLNTFNKRQTPEQKLRQQVLFQDLIIHLQQEAFSVPSSAEQVTQRVIQYMHDHYQEPVKMEDLGQALLFHPDYITRCMQQMTGLSPLQYLRQYRLSIAKHLLATTNKKMSSISKDVGILDPTYFSKLFKKTEGLTPIEYRRVVRRNEGI